From a single Mycolicibacterium moriokaense genomic region:
- a CDS encoding virulence factor Mce family protein — translation MVLIMAALAGCDWRGLNSLPLPGTQGTGPGSFLIQAQLPDVNNIEPNSRVRVGDVTVGHVTKVERQGWHALLTMRLNGDVDLPANATAKIGTTSLLGSLHIELAPPTTETPKGKLHNGSLIPLSQGGAYPSTEQTLAALSMVLNGGGLGQVQDITEAFSTAFRGREQDVRSLITQLNEFTAHLNDQTGDIIAATDSLNRLVGKFSAQQPVLDRALATVPDALEVLNRERDNLVQAADQLSKFSALTVDTVNQTKENLVKELRQVGPVLDSLANAGPSLTRSLSLLATFPFPNETFENFQRGDYANLTAVVDLTLSRIDQGIFTGTRWECDLTWLELQWGRTIGQFPSPCMSGGPNTPGNPLAIPYRWDQGP, via the coding sequence ATGGTCCTGATCATGGCTGCGCTGGCCGGGTGCGACTGGCGCGGACTTAACTCCCTCCCGCTGCCCGGCACGCAGGGCACCGGCCCGGGGTCGTTCCTCATCCAGGCACAATTACCCGACGTCAACAACATCGAACCCAACTCGCGGGTGCGCGTCGGAGACGTCACCGTCGGGCACGTCACCAAGGTCGAGCGCCAGGGCTGGCATGCGTTGCTGACCATGCGGCTCAACGGTGATGTCGACCTGCCCGCCAACGCGACCGCCAAGATCGGCACCACCAGCCTGCTGGGATCTCTGCACATCGAGCTCGCGCCACCGACGACTGAAACGCCGAAAGGCAAGCTGCACAACGGATCACTTATCCCGCTGTCGCAGGGCGGCGCCTACCCGAGCACGGAGCAGACGCTGGCGGCGCTGTCGATGGTGCTCAACGGCGGCGGATTGGGCCAGGTGCAGGACATCACCGAGGCATTCTCCACCGCGTTCCGGGGCCGCGAACAGGATGTGCGGAGCCTGATCACGCAGCTGAACGAGTTCACCGCCCACCTGAACGACCAGACCGGCGACATCATCGCCGCCACCGACAGTCTCAACCGCCTTGTCGGGAAATTCAGTGCCCAGCAACCGGTTCTGGACAGGGCGCTCGCCACCGTCCCCGACGCGCTGGAGGTGCTCAACAGAGAACGCGACAATTTGGTGCAGGCCGCCGATCAGCTCAGCAAGTTCAGCGCACTGACCGTGGACACGGTGAACCAGACGAAGGAAAACCTGGTGAAGGAACTGCGGCAGGTCGGTCCGGTGCTGGACTCGCTGGCCAACGCCGGCCCCAGTTTGACGCGATCCCTGAGTCTGCTTGCCACCTTCCCCTTTCCGAACGAGACCTTCGAGAACTTCCAACGCGGTGACTATGCCAATCTGACCGCCGTCGTCGACCTGACGCTCAGCCGCATCGACCAAGGAATCTTCACCGGCACGCGATGGGAGTGCGATCTGACGTGGCTCGAACTGCAGTGGGGCAGAACGATCGGTCAGTTCCCCAGCCCCTGCATGTCCGGCGGACCGAACACCCCCGGCAATCCGCTGGCGATTCCCTACCGATGGGATCAGGGGCCCTAG
- a CDS encoding MCE family protein, with protein MHLNRRTWIQLTIFTVVALTAVGMIVLHFINLPAMMFGVGRYTVTMELPKSGGLYESGNVTYRGTKVGRVEAVRLTDTGVEAVLSLQSGIDIPSDLKAEVHSQSAVGESYVLLLPRNGTSPPLKNGDVIPLADTSVPPDVNALLAAANTGLLAIPRDNLKTVIDESYTAVGGLGPELSRVVQGASTLAIDARRNLDPLTTLIDKADPVLDSQTNTSDAIQTWAAQVARVTTELQTHDEAVARVIDEGGPAAAQARQLIERVQPTLPILMANLVSVGQVALTYQNDIEQLLVVFPQAIAAGQAGIIANLNTKQDYKGQYLSFNLNLNLPPPCTTGFLPAQQQRVASFEDYPQRPPGDLYCRIPQDSQFNVRGARNIPCETVPGKRAATVKLCESDEVYVPLNEGFNWKGDPNATLSGQAVPQLPPAPPAAPAPAVPSLMPPPIAAAEYDPATGSFIGPDGRRYTQTDLAAGAQNDKTWQTMLLPPTGN; from the coding sequence GTGCATTTGAACCGACGGACCTGGATCCAGCTGACAATCTTCACGGTCGTGGCGCTCACCGCGGTCGGGATGATCGTGCTGCACTTCATCAACCTGCCCGCGATGATGTTCGGCGTCGGCCGGTACACCGTGACGATGGAACTGCCGAAATCCGGTGGGCTGTACGAATCCGGCAACGTCACCTATCGCGGGACCAAAGTCGGCCGGGTCGAGGCGGTGCGGTTGACCGATACCGGCGTCGAGGCGGTGCTGTCGCTGCAGTCCGGCATCGACATCCCGTCCGACCTCAAGGCCGAGGTGCACAGTCAGTCGGCGGTCGGCGAATCCTATGTCCTGTTGTTGCCCCGCAACGGCACGTCGCCGCCGTTGAAGAACGGTGACGTGATCCCGCTGGCCGACACGTCGGTGCCGCCGGACGTCAACGCTCTGCTCGCCGCTGCGAACACCGGCCTGCTGGCCATACCCCGCGACAACCTCAAGACCGTGATCGACGAGTCCTACACGGCGGTCGGCGGGCTTGGGCCGGAGCTGTCGCGCGTCGTCCAAGGCGCATCAACGCTGGCCATCGACGCGCGCCGGAATCTCGATCCGTTGACCACGCTGATCGACAAGGCCGATCCGGTGCTGGATTCGCAGACCAACACCTCGGATGCGATCCAGACGTGGGCAGCGCAGGTGGCCAGGGTGACCACCGAATTGCAGACCCACGACGAGGCCGTCGCCAGGGTCATCGACGAAGGCGGGCCGGCGGCCGCGCAGGCGCGCCAACTGATCGAGCGGGTACAGCCCACCCTGCCGATACTGATGGCCAATCTCGTCAGCGTCGGGCAGGTCGCGCTCACCTACCAGAACGACATCGAGCAGCTGCTCGTGGTGTTCCCGCAAGCCATCGCCGCGGGACAGGCAGGCATCATCGCCAACCTCAACACCAAACAGGACTACAAGGGCCAGTACCTGAGCTTCAACCTGAACCTCAATCTGCCGCCGCCGTGCACCACCGGGTTTCTGCCTGCGCAGCAACAGCGCGTGGCGTCGTTCGAGGACTATCCGCAGCGCCCGCCCGGCGATCTCTACTGCCGGATTCCGCAGGACTCGCAGTTCAACGTGCGCGGTGCCCGAAACATCCCGTGCGAGACGGTGCCGGGTAAACGTGCGGCCACGGTCAAGTTGTGCGAGAGCGACGAGGTATACGTGCCGCTCAACGAGGGGTTCAACTGGAAGGGCGATCCGAACGCCACGCTGTCGGGTCAGGCGGTCCCGCAGTTGCCGCCCGCGCCGCCCGCGGCACCGGCCCCCGCCGTGCCGTCGCTGATGCCGCCCCCGATCGCCGCGGCCGAATACGACCCTGCGACAGGGAGTTTCATCGGACCTGACGGACGGCGGTACACCCAAACGGATCTCGCTGCGGGTGCGCAGAACGACAAGACATGGCAGACGATGCTGCTGCCGCCGACCGGGAACTGA
- a CDS encoding ferredoxin has protein sequence MRIAGDREICMAAGVCVMTAGATFDQDADGIVVLASDHVAAGEEKVVRNAVRMCPSGALRIVSD, from the coding sequence ATGAGAATCGCGGGTGACCGTGAAATCTGCATGGCCGCAGGCGTTTGCGTGATGACGGCTGGCGCGACGTTCGATCAGGACGCCGACGGCATCGTGGTACTCGCCTCAGATCATGTCGCGGCCGGCGAGGAGAAGGTCGTCCGTAACGCGGTCCGGATGTGCCCGTCCGGCGCGCTTCGCATCGTTTCTGACTGA
- a CDS encoding nuclear transport factor 2 family protein, producing the protein MTPDEATNIATTKAIYAAVPAGDLQTALDLLDPEVRITYYGTEGIPYAGDYRGFDEAVKFFTRVGESIAITEMEAWKFIAQGDDLATWGYQRFRRLDNGYEWESEFAHIITLRAGRWLYFRDFMNSALTLQAFSR; encoded by the coding sequence ATGACTCCCGACGAAGCGACCAACATCGCGACGACGAAGGCCATCTACGCCGCGGTGCCCGCCGGTGATCTCCAAACCGCTCTGGATCTCCTCGATCCCGAGGTGCGGATCACTTACTACGGGACCGAGGGGATTCCGTACGCGGGTGACTACCGGGGTTTCGACGAGGCGGTGAAGTTCTTCACGCGGGTCGGCGAGTCGATCGCCATCACCGAGATGGAGGCCTGGAAGTTCATCGCCCAGGGCGACGACCTGGCGACGTGGGGTTACCAGCGATTCCGGCGTCTCGACAACGGCTACGAATGGGAGTCGGAGTTCGCGCACATCATCACGCTGCGCGCCGGACGCTGGCTGTACTTCCGCGACTTCATGAACTCGGCGCTGACCCTGCAGGCGTTCTCTCGATGA
- a CDS encoding cytochrome P450: MSSTTVSALELLTTPAGIANPYPLYDQLRALSPVAGYRDWPPGTIPGADEPVTAWALFRYDQVFEAARDSATFSSRDPLQEASSAPSLMLVNTDPPKHEVERKLVSQAFSPRRVKRLEGWLDELVPQLLDDLGEGDVEVMEFAAEIPTRAMVRLLGLPDGDHVRFRRWANAFMLSSSLTPEERIASNEEMVATFATRLAEHTARLAERTPNDDVEDAEDLISALLRAAVDGQRLTPEEIVRFCVTLVVAGSETTTFLIGNLLHAMAREPEITARLRDDRTLVNVFVEEAMRVDGPPQRLFRIATRDVEVGGKLIRKGDWVALFFGSANRDPDVFEDPGKLDIDRPNIRQQLSMGHGLHFCLGASLARLEVVAVINAVLDRYQTIALTDDPGTKQTASLLTHAYVRLPLHLS; this comes from the coding sequence ATGTCATCAACGACCGTTTCGGCCCTCGAGCTGCTCACCACACCTGCGGGCATCGCCAATCCGTATCCGCTGTACGACCAGCTCCGGGCGCTCTCGCCGGTCGCGGGCTACCGTGACTGGCCACCTGGCACGATCCCCGGAGCCGACGAACCGGTCACCGCGTGGGCGTTGTTCCGCTACGACCAGGTCTTCGAGGCGGCACGCGACAGCGCGACGTTCTCGTCACGCGATCCCCTGCAGGAGGCGTCGTCGGCGCCGAGCCTCATGCTGGTCAACACCGACCCACCCAAGCACGAAGTCGAACGAAAGCTGGTCAGCCAGGCCTTCTCGCCGCGCCGCGTCAAGCGCCTCGAGGGCTGGCTGGACGAACTGGTGCCGCAACTGCTCGACGACCTGGGTGAGGGCGATGTCGAGGTGATGGAGTTCGCCGCCGAAATCCCGACCCGTGCGATGGTGCGGCTGCTCGGATTGCCCGACGGCGATCACGTCCGCTTCCGGCGCTGGGCGAACGCGTTCATGCTGTCGTCGTCGCTCACCCCGGAGGAACGCATCGCGAGCAATGAGGAGATGGTGGCGACGTTCGCCACCCGGCTGGCCGAGCACACGGCCCGGTTGGCGGAGCGCACCCCCAACGACGATGTCGAGGACGCCGAAGACCTCATCTCGGCGCTGCTGCGGGCCGCCGTCGACGGGCAGCGCCTCACCCCTGAGGAGATCGTGCGCTTCTGCGTGACGCTGGTGGTGGCAGGCAGCGAGACCACCACGTTCCTCATCGGCAATCTGTTGCATGCGATGGCGCGCGAACCCGAGATCACCGCGCGGCTGCGTGACGACCGCACACTGGTGAACGTCTTCGTCGAAGAGGCGATGCGGGTCGACGGGCCGCCGCAGCGCCTGTTTCGCATCGCCACCCGCGACGTCGAGGTCGGCGGCAAGTTGATCCGCAAGGGCGACTGGGTCGCACTGTTCTTCGGCTCGGCCAATCGAGATCCCGACGTGTTCGAGGATCCCGGCAAGCTCGACATCGACCGGCCCAACATCCGCCAGCAGCTGTCGATGGGGCACGGCCTGCACTTCTGCCTGGGTGCATCACTCGCCCGCCTCGAGGTCGTGGCGGTGATCAACGCGGTGCTCGATCGGTATCAGACGATCGCGCTGACCGACGACCCCGGCACCAAGCAGACGGCGAGTCTGCTCACCCATGCCTATGTTCGTCTCCCCCTTCACCTTTCATGA
- a CDS encoding LuxR C-terminal-related transcriptional regulator, whose protein sequence is MSAVTEPPDTPELGTLTDGDHPGWASRPAKESEAARRYRETFEGCEIDPADDPLAVVAEAVDAKATLVRNSLEGVGDEDALNALDAVLDLVALERELIEDGARRRTFALLAVQEGLSKLRVIDDVATIVDRAPRELVESCGFDRAVLFRVHEGRMVMESAYFGDDYEGAKKMVAFAQSVAPPLNHMLLETQMIRRHAPAIVRDARNDPRVNRPIVDFSLTHSYVAAPVMPTGKVIGFLHADRLYSGRTVDEIDRDTVWAFAEGFGYAYERTVLLERMRRQRAEVRRALASADEAARALQDADLDLAKIEPVERSPAAQSLAEVQTRVMSMLTRREIEVLRLMAAGRTNQQIADELVISAGTVKSHVKRVLRKLHATNRAEAASAYVRLASVPQPGA, encoded by the coding sequence GTGAGTGCTGTGACCGAACCGCCCGACACGCCCGAGCTCGGCACGCTGACCGACGGTGATCACCCGGGTTGGGCATCTCGCCCGGCCAAGGAAAGTGAGGCGGCGCGCCGATACCGGGAGACGTTCGAGGGCTGCGAGATCGACCCCGCCGACGACCCGTTGGCAGTGGTGGCCGAGGCGGTCGACGCCAAGGCGACGCTGGTGCGCAATTCGCTGGAAGGGGTGGGTGACGAGGACGCACTGAACGCGCTCGACGCGGTGCTCGACCTGGTCGCCCTGGAGCGCGAGTTGATCGAGGACGGTGCGAGGCGGCGCACCTTCGCGCTGTTGGCTGTGCAGGAAGGTCTGAGCAAGCTGAGGGTCATCGACGACGTCGCGACGATCGTCGACCGTGCGCCGCGCGAGTTGGTGGAGTCGTGCGGGTTCGACCGGGCCGTGCTGTTTCGCGTTCACGAAGGCCGGATGGTCATGGAGTCAGCGTATTTCGGCGACGACTACGAGGGCGCGAAGAAGATGGTCGCCTTCGCGCAGTCGGTGGCGCCACCGCTGAACCACATGCTGCTGGAGACGCAGATGATCCGCCGCCACGCGCCTGCGATCGTGCGCGACGCCCGCAACGATCCACGCGTCAACCGGCCGATCGTCGATTTCTCGTTGACGCATTCCTATGTGGCGGCACCGGTGATGCCGACCGGCAAGGTGATCGGATTCCTACACGCCGACCGGCTCTACTCGGGCCGCACGGTCGACGAGATCGACCGCGACACCGTGTGGGCGTTCGCGGAGGGCTTCGGGTATGCGTACGAACGCACCGTGCTGCTCGAACGGATGCGTCGTCAGCGCGCAGAAGTCCGGCGCGCGTTGGCATCTGCCGACGAGGCCGCCCGCGCGCTACAGGACGCGGATCTGGACCTCGCGAAGATCGAGCCGGTCGAACGCAGCCCGGCCGCGCAGTCGCTGGCCGAGGTACAGACGCGGGTCATGTCGATGCTGACCCGTCGCGAGATCGAGGTGCTTCGGCTGATGGCGGCGGGCCGCACCAATCAGCAGATCGCCGATGAGCTCGTGATCTCCGCGGGGACGGTGAAGTCTCATGTCAAACGGGTGCTGAGGAAGCTACATGCGACGAATCGCGCCGAGGCGGCTTCTGCGTACGTGCGACTGGCCAGCGTGCCGCAGCCGGGCGCCTAG
- a CDS encoding Gfo/Idh/MocA family protein, with translation MSLRIGVLGASRIAESAIVAPAHELGHRLVVVAARDPQRAQAFTERHGVERFAATYQDVIDDPEVDVVYNPLANALHAPWNLAAVAAGKPVLTEKPFARNQSEAIRVAEAADAAGVTVMEGFHYLFHPVTRRALELAGDGTLGDITRVEVHMAMPEPAADDPRWSLELGGGALMDLGCYGLHIMRRLGHPSIVRAHAKEHRPGVDAWCDVELTFPNGATGLSTNSMVADDYAFTIQIVGTTGDVHVHNFIKPHEDDRVTVRTPAGTTVEHLGTRPSYTYQLETFAGHVLDGAPLPIDNADAVENMAYIDAAYRAAGMDPR, from the coding sequence ATGAGCCTGCGCATCGGCGTGCTCGGGGCCTCCCGTATCGCCGAGTCGGCAATCGTCGCTCCCGCACACGAATTGGGCCACCGGCTGGTGGTCGTGGCGGCTCGCGATCCGCAACGCGCGCAGGCGTTCACCGAACGACACGGCGTCGAACGTTTCGCCGCTACATACCAGGACGTGATCGACGATCCCGAGGTCGATGTCGTCTACAACCCGCTGGCCAACGCGCTGCACGCGCCGTGGAATCTCGCGGCGGTGGCGGCGGGCAAGCCGGTGCTCACCGAGAAACCGTTCGCCCGCAACCAGAGTGAGGCGATACGCGTCGCCGAGGCCGCCGATGCAGCCGGTGTGACTGTGATGGAAGGCTTTCATTACCTGTTCCACCCGGTGACGCGTCGCGCCCTGGAACTGGCCGGTGACGGCACTCTGGGCGACATCACCCGCGTCGAGGTGCACATGGCCATGCCCGAACCCGCCGCCGACGACCCGCGGTGGTCCCTCGAGTTGGGGGGCGGCGCGCTGATGGACCTCGGCTGCTACGGACTACACATCATGCGGCGGCTCGGGCATCCGTCGATCGTGCGGGCGCACGCGAAGGAGCACCGCCCCGGCGTCGACGCGTGGTGCGACGTCGAACTCACCTTCCCGAACGGCGCGACGGGCCTCAGCACCAACTCGATGGTCGCCGACGACTACGCATTCACAATCCAGATCGTCGGCACCACGGGAGATGTCCACGTGCACAACTTCATCAAGCCCCACGAGGACGACCGCGTCACCGTCCGCACGCCCGCGGGCACCACCGTCGAACATCTCGGCACCCGCCCCTCGTACACCTATCAGTTGGAGACGTTCGCCGGGCACGTGCTTGATGGCGCGCCGCTGCCGATCGACAACGCAGACGCAGTGGAGAACATGGCGTACATCGACGCCGCGTACCGCGCGGCAGGTATGGATCCGCGCTAG
- a CDS encoding sugar phosphate isomerase/epimerase family protein translates to MTTLKIAGAPISWGVCEVPGWGHQLDADRVLTEMHDVGLSATELGPEGFLPSDPGELTALLASHGLRCVGMFVPVVLHDTNHDPVADIAAPLDALIASGADVLVLAAATGADGYDSRPTLNDGQWATLLANLDRLADAAAERGVLAVLHPHVGTMVETRAEVDRVLYGTRIKLCLDTGHLLIGGTDPLALTREVPDRIAHAHLKDVDAALAARVQGGELTYTEAVRQGMYTPLGKGDVDIAGIVTALRSNGFDGWFVMEQDTILDGEPTDEGPVRDVRTSVAFIHDVCGRVPA, encoded by the coding sequence GTGACGACACTGAAGATCGCAGGCGCACCGATTTCCTGGGGAGTGTGCGAGGTACCCGGCTGGGGTCATCAACTCGACGCCGATCGCGTGCTCACCGAGATGCACGACGTGGGCCTGTCCGCCACCGAGCTGGGGCCCGAGGGCTTTCTGCCGTCCGATCCCGGCGAGCTGACCGCGCTGCTCGCATCGCACGGTCTGCGCTGCGTCGGCATGTTCGTGCCCGTGGTGCTTCACGACACGAACCATGATCCGGTCGCCGACATCGCGGCTCCGCTCGACGCGCTGATCGCCAGTGGGGCCGACGTGCTCGTGCTGGCGGCGGCGACGGGCGCCGACGGTTACGACTCGCGGCCGACGCTCAACGACGGCCAATGGGCCACGCTGCTGGCCAATCTCGACCGGCTCGCCGATGCGGCCGCCGAGCGCGGGGTGCTCGCGGTGCTGCATCCCCACGTCGGGACCATGGTCGAGACCCGCGCGGAAGTGGACCGGGTGCTGTATGGCACGCGTATCAAGCTGTGCCTGGACACCGGCCATCTGCTGATCGGCGGGACGGATCCGCTCGCGTTGACCCGTGAGGTGCCGGACCGGATCGCCCACGCGCATCTCAAGGATGTCGATGCGGCACTCGCCGCGCGCGTCCAGGGCGGCGAGCTCACCTACACCGAGGCGGTGCGGCAGGGCATGTACACGCCGCTGGGCAAGGGCGATGTCGACATCGCGGGTATCGTTACCGCGCTGCGCAGCAACGGTTTCGACGGCTGGTTCGTCATGGAGCAGGACACCATCCTCGACGGCGAGCCCACCGACGAGGGCCCGGTGCGCGACGTGCGGACCAGCGTGGCGTTCATCCACGACGTGTGCGGCCGCGTGCCGGCATGA
- a CDS encoding Gfo/Idh/MocA family protein produces MTTLGVIGLGRIGAFHTDTLSGLESIDGLVVTDERPEVVTAVAAKYGAKPVDSVDALLASGVDGVVVSAATPAHAELTLAAVARGLPTFCEKPIASTAAESARVADVIARSGVPVQVGYQRRFDAAFAAAKRAVDDGSLGALHTVRSTTMDPAPPPMEYIAGSGGIFRDCAVHDFDVLRWITGQQAVEVYATGSVQGDPKFAEFGDVDTAAVVVTFEEGTLGVVSAARYNAHGYDCRLEVHGFHDTVVAGWDQGVPVRNVDPDNDFPHGPAHHFFMDRFTEAFRAELSAFVDVVKGEAAPACTVADAVEVAWLAEAATESLQRRVPVSIKEVKSR; encoded by the coding sequence ATGACCACCCTCGGCGTGATCGGATTGGGCCGCATCGGGGCCTTCCACACCGACACCCTTTCGGGGCTGGAGAGCATCGACGGGCTGGTCGTCACCGACGAACGGCCCGAGGTCGTCACCGCCGTCGCGGCCAAATACGGTGCGAAACCGGTTGATTCGGTGGACGCGCTGCTTGCGTCCGGCGTGGACGGCGTCGTCGTCTCGGCCGCGACGCCTGCGCATGCGGAGCTGACGCTTGCCGCGGTCGCCCGCGGACTGCCCACGTTCTGCGAGAAGCCGATCGCCTCCACGGCGGCGGAGAGCGCACGGGTGGCCGACGTCATCGCACGTTCGGGCGTGCCGGTTCAGGTGGGCTACCAACGGCGGTTCGACGCCGCGTTCGCCGCCGCCAAACGTGCGGTCGACGACGGTTCACTGGGCGCCCTGCACACCGTGCGCAGCACGACCATGGACCCGGCTCCCCCGCCGATGGAGTACATCGCGGGTTCGGGCGGGATCTTCCGCGACTGTGCGGTACACGATTTCGACGTGCTCCGCTGGATCACCGGGCAGCAGGCCGTCGAGGTGTACGCCACCGGCAGCGTTCAGGGTGACCCGAAATTCGCCGAGTTCGGCGACGTCGACACCGCCGCCGTCGTCGTCACTTTCGAGGAAGGCACGCTCGGGGTGGTGTCCGCGGCGCGGTACAACGCACACGGGTACGACTGCCGTCTCGAGGTGCACGGGTTCCACGACACCGTCGTGGCGGGCTGGGATCAGGGCGTGCCCGTGCGGAACGTCGACCCCGACAACGACTTTCCGCACGGCCCGGCGCACCACTTCTTCATGGACCGCTTCACTGAGGCGTTCCGCGCGGAGCTCAGCGCGTTCGTCGACGTGGTCAAGGGTGAGGCCGCCCCGGCATGCACGGTGGCCGACGCGGTCGAGGTGGCCTGGTTGGCCGAAGCCGCCACCGAATCACTGCAGCGCCGAGTTCCGGTGAGCATCAAGGAGGTCAAGTCACGGTGA
- a CDS encoding phytanoyl-CoA dioxygenase family protein translates to MAAPVTTTHAPWIDESDCRLDDFRAQVLRDTDRADYPNAGDVRSDVPVYSAEAVAGADRREVQAELIRALADGPGVVVFENAFSPGVVDRANDAFFSIIEAQRDTGAAAGDHFGTPGANDRIWNAAQKLALHAPDVFAEYYANDTLAIVCQAWLGPRYQVTSQVNVVNPGGTQQVPHRDYHLGFVPDEHLAQYPAHLHRTSPVLTLQGAVAHCDMPVQSGPTMLLPYSQRFAGGYVAFNRPEFVSFFADHHVQLPLQKGDAVFFNPALYHGAGSNVSSDIRRIANLLQISSPFGRAMETLDRTAMVRAIYPSLLAMKAAGRPWRDLYNAVVATAEGYAFPTNLDSDQPIGSLAPPSQVDTVLAALADDLSADELDVVLRAHEERRLP, encoded by the coding sequence ATGGCCGCACCGGTGACGACGACTCACGCACCGTGGATCGACGAGTCCGACTGCCGGCTCGACGACTTTCGCGCCCAGGTGCTTCGCGACACGGATCGCGCCGACTACCCGAACGCCGGCGATGTGCGAAGCGACGTGCCGGTGTACTCCGCAGAAGCGGTGGCGGGCGCCGACCGGCGCGAGGTGCAGGCCGAGCTGATCCGCGCGCTCGCCGACGGCCCCGGCGTGGTGGTGTTCGAGAACGCCTTCTCCCCCGGCGTCGTCGACCGAGCCAACGACGCCTTCTTCTCGATCATCGAAGCCCAGCGCGACACCGGCGCCGCCGCGGGCGACCACTTCGGCACGCCCGGCGCCAACGACCGGATCTGGAACGCCGCGCAGAAGCTCGCGCTGCACGCACCCGACGTGTTCGCCGAGTACTACGCCAACGACACCCTCGCAATCGTCTGCCAGGCCTGGCTGGGCCCGCGCTATCAGGTCACCTCGCAGGTCAACGTCGTCAATCCCGGTGGCACACAGCAGGTTCCGCATCGCGACTATCACCTCGGCTTCGTCCCCGACGAGCACCTCGCGCAGTACCCGGCACATCTGCACCGCACGTCACCGGTGCTGACGCTGCAGGGCGCCGTCGCGCACTGTGATATGCCGGTGCAGAGCGGCCCGACGATGCTGCTGCCGTATTCACAGCGGTTCGCCGGCGGATACGTCGCCTTCAATCGGCCAGAGTTCGTCAGCTTCTTCGCCGACCATCACGTTCAGCTGCCGCTGCAGAAGGGCGATGCGGTGTTCTTCAACCCGGCGCTGTATCACGGTGCGGGATCGAATGTTTCGAGTGACATCCGCCGGATCGCGAACCTGCTGCAGATCTCCTCACCGTTCGGCCGGGCGATGGAGACACTGGACCGCACGGCGATGGTCCGCGCGATCTATCCGTCGCTGCTCGCGATGAAGGCCGCGGGCCGCCCGTGGCGAGACCTCTATAACGCGGTGGTCGCCACCGCGGAGGGCTACGCCTTCCCCACCAACCTCGACAGCGATCAGCCCATCGGCAGCCTGGCCCCGCCCAGCCAGGTCGACACGGTGCTGGCGGCGCTCGCCGACGACCTCAGCGCAGACGAACTCGACGTCGTCCTACGCGCCCATGAAGAACGGAGACTGCCATGA
- a CDS encoding LacI family DNA-binding transcriptional regulator: protein MAHRYKIREIAQQSGLSEATVDRVLNKRAGVRENTRAEVEQAIADLDKQRAQLRLNGRRYLIDVIMQTPTRFSDAFRAAVEAELPAFAPAMLRARFRLWESGTTEQMVEALGRVRGSHGVILKAQDDPAVAEAVDRLVESGVPVVTYTTDIPASARCAYVGIDNHGAGVTAAYLMREWLGQAPSDILITLSRAVFRGEGEREVGFRSAMRGTGRTIVEVTDSDGIDATNERLVLEALERHPHVEAVYSVGGGNTATIAAFERLGRPCRVFVAHDLDADNRKLLRDGRISVVLHNDLRADARLAMRLILQQQGALPAEAARPVPIQVITPYNLPP from the coding sequence ATGGCGCATCGCTACAAGATCCGCGAGATCGCTCAGCAGAGCGGGCTCAGCGAAGCGACGGTCGACCGCGTCCTGAACAAGCGTGCCGGCGTGCGGGAGAACACCAGGGCCGAGGTCGAGCAGGCGATCGCTGACCTCGACAAACAGCGGGCCCAGCTGCGCCTCAACGGCCGTCGCTACCTCATCGACGTCATCATGCAGACGCCTACGCGGTTCTCGGACGCGTTCCGGGCCGCCGTCGAGGCCGAACTGCCCGCGTTCGCGCCTGCCATGCTGCGGGCCCGCTTCCGCCTATGGGAGTCGGGCACGACCGAGCAGATGGTCGAGGCGTTGGGCCGCGTTCGCGGCAGCCACGGAGTGATCCTCAAGGCGCAGGACGACCCCGCCGTGGCCGAGGCCGTGGACCGCCTGGTCGAAAGCGGTGTGCCAGTGGTGACATACACGACCGACATCCCCGCCAGCGCGCGCTGCGCCTACGTCGGCATCGACAACCACGGCGCGGGGGTGACGGCGGCCTACCTGATGCGCGAGTGGCTCGGCCAGGCGCCCTCGGACATCCTCATCACCTTGAGCCGCGCGGTGTTCCGCGGCGAGGGGGAGCGTGAGGTGGGCTTCCGGTCGGCGATGCGCGGTACGGGCCGAACGATCGTCGAAGTCACCGACAGCGACGGCATCGACGCGACCAATGAGCGGTTGGTGCTCGAGGCGCTCGAGCGGCATCCGCATGTCGAGGCCGTCTATTCGGTGGGCGGGGGCAACACCGCGACCATTGCGGCCTTCGAGCGGCTGGGGCGCCCCTGCCGGGTTTTCGTCGCCCACGACCTGGACGCCGACAACAGAAAGCTGCTGCGTGACGGCCGTATCTCGGTGGTCCTGCATAACGATCTACGTGCCGATGCACGTCTGGCGATGCGGCTGATCCTCCAGCAGCAGGGTGCGTTGCCGGCCGAGGCGGCGCGGCCCGTGCCCATCCAAGTCATCACTCCGTACAACCTGCCGCCGTGA